The genome window GTGCAGGGGGGGTTGGGAAACATCGTAAATGTGCATGGTGTAATTACCAGTCAGACTACACCTCTGCAGTTCATGTGCAGGATAGAATGAAAGAGACAGGCAGTCATTGGATGCTCCTGAGGACAAAACGGCcaaatgaaaatggcaaagTATTGTCTATGAGCTGACAGGCAGTTTAGCAACAACATCCTAATATCCTAGTGATGACAGCAGCTTGAGAGGGGGCAGGAGAGTGCAATCTGgatattgtttgttattttcgAGCAGCTCAAAGAGGCAACACAGCATCAGCTGATGAGGTTATATTTATCTGATCTATAAAAGGAAATCTCTTAAAACAGGTTACGACACACATTCTCAATCTCAGACCAATCACGTGGAGGTCAGGGGGGAGACTACGCTCCTGCTGGCACTGGAGCTGATTCTGAGGAAAGCGTCTGTGTTTGCAAACAGGCGGCTTTCAGTGTGTGGGATGTTTATTTTAAGACTCTGGACAAAGTAAATAGACTGGACTGGAAAATTATAGATGCTCAGTTATAGAAATATGGAGCAAATGTTGGGCTTAATTTATTTTCCAGTTGTTAGTaggtctcaaaaagatgcataACAGGGCATGCCGGTTTGTCTTGATTACCTGATGGAGAGGTGGTACCAGGCTGAGCAGTCATGACAACTGTTACATTCACGTGTTGAGATGGAGCCGCTACAGAGCTCGGGGCCAATGTGTGCATTGTGTGCGTTGTGTACATCGTGTGCGTCGTGTGCACTGCATTTGTCGCAGTTTCTGAATGGATTGTCCCTTCGATCTTGGTAATGGTTGTGGTTTCGGCTGAGGTTTCATCCCTGGCTGCAGGATTATGTGTCTGCTGTGGGACCTCGTTCCCAGGATTCTCTGTCAGGTCAGGAGATGCTGTGAAGTCAGCATGACTTGGGAAGGCAGCCAGGGTGAGGACAGGAGGCAAAGCACTGCTCTGAcctgtaaaatacatttattttatcattataaaGCATATTATCTTCAAGAATAgtgtagggctgcagctaatgattatggATGTTTTCaatttatctgctgattattttctcagttaatctaTGAAGCActgtgtctgtaaaatgtcagaaaattacctctcacaatttcccagagcagAATTGaaatggcttgttttgtctgaccaaagatattaaattaacTATCATAAAGGAGAAGAACATCAGAAAATTGTCACACTGGAAAAGCTGAAACCAAATAATTTGTGGTATTTCTGTGTGGAAAATTACTCATTTTcaacaattaattttttttgtcagttctCAAATTTATTgaccaataaaataataatcaccaGACACATATTGCAATTTCAATTTTAAACTATGGGGGCTGATTGCACTTTTGAGGGTTATTCATTTTGCATTCAGTGTTCTGCATTAAATGAAGTTAATCGTGAAAATGAGTCTAAATGAAGCATTCATGTGGCTAAAAAgttctaataaataaataggagAATGGTGgacacaaatataataaaatgagtgAAGGAGTGACACATAGAGAAAGAAATGCTCACCTCGATCAACACTTTGATAAGAAAAGCAGAATTATCTTCGAACATTCTGCACAGATGCTCAGTGGACTGTATTAAGTTGCTAAAAGGACTAAACATAATTGAATTTTGATAAAATGAACCAAATACCCTGCATGAACTTTCACTATATCAATAGACCTTCGAGAGCATCATGTGCTGAATCAATAACGAGTCCAATTCACGTCAGCAGGATGTCAAGTCTATCCACATCAAACCCAACCCACCCCCTttaccccccacccctccacacacacacacacaccctaccTCTTGTCTGCGATGAGCCGGTAAGGACCACCAACACGCAAAACAccaaattaatttcaaatttcATCTCACTCGTGGCTTTCCCCTGGAGATCACAAGAAAACTGGACTGAGTGGGCTCTCCACAGCAGCTCTGTTCTTTCGTTCTGAGGTTGTTTCCGTTACGTGATTTGACAGGGCACATCATCAGCGCTAAAAATATCCTGAGGGAGTCGGGCAGAAGAGAAGTAGGGGTGGGGCAGCATGTCTGGCTGCAAGCAGGCGGCGGTGGGAGCAGCAGAGACACACGCGTCTTTATTCCGAAGAGCAAAGAAATGTCACAGATCCCACTGCAAATTCATCTTTCACTTCCAGCTTcgtgtttttcttccttcacAGTAACTCATCTCTGCATCTGTTCCTCTGAAAAGCATCAGTTCGCACTCACCGTTGCTCAGCTGTGGAGGGCTGATGGCGCACTCCAATCAGATGCCAGTGCGTCAGAGACGCAGTTGTCTGCGTCAGGAGCGCCTGTTGTAGAGCGTTGTGGCACACACTATCAAGCTGTGGGCACTTTGACTGTGTTCTTTATGAATGTAGGCTTGGTGCTGAGATTGCTTTATAGACATTAAACGGTGACAGTGTATAGGTGTCAGTGTTTGCTGGTGGTAATGTGAGGCAACAACTTTTCAGTCCCCACAGAGGTCAGTATGTCGTCATGCCTGAGCGCACTGCCCACACGTGTACTGTATGGACAGCTGAATGACCCGCTGCGTCCTCTGTCAGCCTGCTTTAGAGGACAGTGTACGCTCGTTTTAAGTCATTAGTTTTTACCCATCAGCCTTTGATTTCTAAAGGATATCCAGAGGCAACAGGAAGAGACCTTCACGTTGAGCCAGATGGAGCCTCCAGCCAATCCGGGAGACGGCCCGGTGGAGTTGGAGTTAACCGTGGAGAATGTGGAGTCGGTGAGTTACTTGTGAATATTCAGCCGCTTCACTGAATGACTGTAGATTGAATGAGGCCCACAGATGCAGCTTCTGCTACTCCACTCAAAAAACAGCCGCTGATTTCAGTATTAAAAAAAGAGTTGCAGCATCATCTCATATTTTATACAATAACTTGACTAACAGTAAAACAATGGCGGCGTATAAAGGTAAACTGCATTTGTTAATTGTAGTCTAACATAGGGAGATTAGGTTCTCTGGACCTTTTGTAACATGATACCAGCTATAAGCATATGCTGTCCTAATAATAACTAACACCATGTGCTTTGGATTAGTTGCTAtgacaacacatttttttttactctattcAAACAGCTGGTCATCTAACATGCATGATTATTAATGTTAGTTGTAAGTGCAGCTCtgcaattaaatttaaaatgacttttgtgTACCCGTCACACAAGATAAAACACATATGCACGTGTTTATTGTGACTACCATACCTCCCCAATCCAAATACATAGGAAATATCTgaatattgattgattattaaaCTTGATAATGATTTTTGATTCATTACCATACTTTTTATTGAAGTGTTCCCTCTGCTTTggctcttctctcctcctgcagGCCCTCTACCAGCTGTACTTTGACCCAGACATGGAGCGTAAGAATGTGGCCCAGAAGTGGCTGACCCAAGCCCAGGCGTCTGCACAGGCATGGCAGTTCTGCTGGGTCCTGCTCAGCCCTGACAAGGTCTGTTTGTGTGCTCTTGCTTGAAACATCTATACTATTGCACACTCATCTGCTACTAAGGCTGTGTGCTGAGTTTAAAGCGGGTGTTACAGTATCTGTTACAATATCTTCATGCTGCAGTGTGAATCTATCTCTTTAAAGCTCCCAGAGGTTCAGTTTTTTGGCGCCAGCACCCTCCACACCAAGATCTCCCGTCACTGGAGCGACCTCCCCACAGACCAGCATGAGAGCCTGAGGATGCAGCTCCTCTCCCACATTTTGCACTTCTCCTCTGGGCCCAAGATGGTGTTGACTAGGCTGTGTGTAGCCCTGGCATCTATGGCTCTTAATTTAATTCCCCAGGCTTGGTCCCAGCCGGTGGCAGACATGGTGAGAGCCTTCCAGCCACAGAAACCTGAACCTGAAGGCGGCTCTGGTGCAGAGGCCACACAGGACCCTCAGGCGCACTGCCTCGCACTGCTGGAGCTCCTCACCGTACTTCCAGAGGAGTTCCAGAGCAGCCGGCTGGTTCAAGCTCGACGAGCCCAGCTGAGGGAAGCCCTGGCTGGGGAGTGGACGGTGGTGTGTCCCATGCTGCGTCAGCTGCTCCAAAGCCAGGACTCGTCGAACCAGGTGAAGGAGAAGGTGCTCCGCTGCCTGTCCAGCTGGGTGGGGCTGGACGTGCCGTTAGGGGAGAGCCAGGAGCTGGTCCAGGACTGTTTCACCGCACTGTCCAACCCAGAGCTGTTTGACACAGCTGTTGAGACGATAGTAAACGCCATCTCACAGCCTGACTGCCAGAGGTGAGATACGTACTGggtttatataaataaaattgaattgactTTACTCATAGTCAACTTTCATATGTGAATcaatatgattacatgtgagGTAGCACAATCATGTGTGTGCAGGTACATCGATGCTCTGGTGAACCTGATGCCTCTGGTGTTGGGTCTCCATGACCAGCTGAAGACGGCGGCTCAGGACAGGGACATGGAGATCTCACACGGTATCTGTCGTATTGCCGTCGCTATGGGGGAAACTCACTCCAGGTACACAAGGATGCGCACACAACCCCATCTATCACCTATATCGATCACCCTCAATATATGgcttttatttcttaatttggatcGTTGTGTTTGCGTATGACAGGGTTTTGTTGGAACAGGTGGAGCACTGGCAAGAGTATCTGGCCTTGGTCAACATGATTCTGTTCTGTACTGGTATCCCAGGGCACTACCCAGTCAGTGAGACCACCAGTTCCCTTACACTCACCTTCTGGTACACTCTGCAGGTATGAATTATGCTGGAATGATTTTactttctgtgtgaaatatCTTTTGCTTGCAGTTCAGTAAGTCAGACATTTGTTATTATGTAACTCTCTAAAAATGGATCTAGATGCAAtcactggtttcctctctcattaTTTCCTGCCTGTTCAGGATGACATCTTGTCATttgaggaggagaagcaggCCGTTTACTTGCAGGTCTACCGGCCAGTTTACTTCCAACTGGTGGACGTGTTGCTACATAAATCCCACTATCCCTCCCAGGAGGAGTACACATCCTGGTCCTCTGATGACAAGGAGCAGTTCAGAATCTACAGGTAAGACGGGAAATTAAAGGAGGTTTTTAAGGAGCTCTAACTAGATTTTTGTCCACTCACActacaaacaaaaagtaaatcTACACACAGTTTCTTTACTACACCATTAACTCCCACTCTAACTTGTTCTTTCACACGGTTGATTCAGATTGAGCTTTGATTTCCAGggatgtttatgtgtattttttgcatttcagaGTGGACATCTCTGACACTCTGATGTACGTCTATGAAATGTTGGGGGCAGAGCTGCTCAGTAACCTCTATGACAGGCTGGGCGGGCAGCTGATGGACCCCCAACAGTCAGCAGTATGGCAGGTAATgtaatcccatgaaaacactTACTGTGAAAATTAAATGCATGTTCAGACAGTGTTTATAATGTGTGATCATAAACCTGTTTTCATGTACATCAGCTATCAGAATATTTTTACACagcaaatctgtttttcttgtgtgaATTTTCCCATTCCTTTCTTAGTTTGTGGAACTGTGCATACCTAACACCTTCTGAttgtgtttcctcctcctcttcacatgATCTAATATCATGCTTTCTCCTTTTCAAGGACACAGAAGCCTTATTATTTGGCTTCCAGTCCATCGCTGAGACCATAGATGTAAACTACTCTGATGTTATCCCTGGTCTTATTGGCCTCATCCCTAGAATCAACATCAGCAATGTTATGCTGGCCGACACTGTCATGTACACAATaggtaacttttttttaattacttatgTTATATATGCTGGCTCATATTTCTTTCCTACTACTACTTTACTTTAACTTAAAAGTATAATGGTAGGGAAAGGAGCCAGTTAGTTTGAAACACCAAACAGTCAAAATTTACACCAAATTATTACTAATTTAGCTTTTATAGCAATAGactttcatttttgtgtttgaactgtaacaaacacattttaatttaagtttCCGTGTCTCTCTTCTGCTTTTCCCCTGTTGCCCAGGATCCCTGGCTGAGTGGCTGGCCGACCACCCAGTGATGCTTGGTGGCATTTTACCCATGGTGCTCCAGGGTCTTGTGAAGACCGAGCTGTCTGTGTCCAGTGTATCAACTCTGAAGAGGATCTGCAGGGAGTGTCGGCACGACCTCGGCCCCTACGCTCAGGACATACTGACTGTGTCTCAGGTCAGACACACAGCTTTATCTGTAAAGGTGCTATGTGCATTTTAAACACTGGTGTGATTACTGTTTTGTAAACTTACTGACACTTTTTCTGTAGGATGTGCTGGTTAAAGAAATCCATAAGGTGAGTAAACAGCCTTCAACATTTAACAGTTCCGTCTTATCCTGGAAACATTAGTGCACCAACTGTATCTTTGAGGACAGCATTTAtgatgtgtactgtatgtttgtgtgtgtctgtgtgcagagCAGCCAGTGCATGTGGCTCATGCAGGCTCTGGGTTTCCTGCTGTCCGCTCTGCCGGTAGAGGAGATTCTGGGCAGACTCCACTCGCTCATCACCCCTCACGTCCAGCAGCTGGATACACTGGCCCAGCAGGAGGTACATCAAAAGAACTTCATGCAATTCAGACAGCAAACCCAGTGAACGTAAAATAATAACTGTAGCAGAGGTGGTGGTGACCAAGTACAAACTATATATTATACTtgaaataaaattgtatttaactTTACtacttttaagtgttttatcCCTCTTGTAGTACTTCACTGTACTTATAAAGTAAGTGTACAAAAACGCAGCACTGTTTCAATTGTAATAATTATGCTTTAATCAATATGAATAAAGGTCTGTAGTCTGTTTTCAGTATAACATTAGAGTAGAGGTATTCAAGTACACTTACTGTACAATAACTAAACAGTCAATACCAGTTAAGTTGTTATTAAATGTATTCTTAGCGCTTTTCCCACATCgcaatgtaaatattttacaattaataaaattaataaaaaatgaataataaaatttCACTAATACTCAGGTTATTGATTGCAGTACAAATCAATTCAATATagtaattttaataataatataagtaTACTGCAagtaaaattgaattgaatatatttaaatattgataATGGATTTTCTTTCAAAGCAActattgttacatttttaagaTTTATGTAATACATACTGTGCAAAATGTCTCTATTAATTAAAAGTATGCTTAATATAGGTAATACTACCTCAATTGTAAATATCGTGTCACATTGGGCACACTTGAGATCAAGATAATGTGGAGCACAGTTATGAGAGTgcagataaaatacattttaatgagcTAACTGACACTCTTAGCCAGGTGTTGACTGTCTCTGACACAAACGACTTTCTTTTATAGCAGCATTTTTGCATCTGCAAACACTGACACAACTTTTACAATAACTACGGTAAAATTGCTCCTTGCTCTCTCTATTTCCTTCACATTTGATCTTTGTCTTCTATGGATGCTGTCACCGCAAGACATCTACTGTTCATTTCAGACCCTCCacgttctctctctctacagccTGATCCCACTAACAAACAGTCCATCATCCACATCCTGGGGATGCTGTCCAGTCTCTTTACTACTCTGGACATTAACAGACAGGCAGACGGTGTAGAGGGAGCAGTCAACCCCAGACTCACACCCTCCCAGACCACACGCAACCCAGTAAGTTCATGTTGTAGTGATCACATACAATACCTTTGTGGAAATTATTTACTTATGCTCATAGGTGCCACAAATCCTGTCTCATGTACTGTATTATTTATCCTCAGTACTGAGCCAGGAAATAAACCTCATCCTATATCAACTGTTTCTTAATAATTAAGTCATTTGTGGTTTTATCCTCAGAACTGACATTGTGCATCATTTCCCCTGAGCATGCAAAATGTTTATATgttctgcaaaaaaacaacttcatagATAACAAGTaacattttttgtattaatattaaatgtaattaaatcaaTTATTCTGCCCATAAAATATTCCAGCGATTCCTACCTACCTGTAGTATTTATAGCTTTGGAGCACCACGACAATGAATATCTTGCATTATATAAAagataatacaaataaatatcagGAACATGAAGGCCACTGTTGTCTCTAGTGTTCTACTGTTTTTTATGGTTACAAATACCCTCCTCCCTACCCCATGAGGATAACAGAGAGATTGTtcatctttttacattttatcaaattgaTTGCAGGAGTCCTGGATGTTTGTTTGATGTATGTAGAATTTGATTaacttaaaataatataatcCGGATAAAGAATTAGCTTTGAATTAATGACCTGGAATGGTAATTTCTGTACTCTAATTGCACAGGCAAGAGTCTCTAGCGCCAAAATGATCAGGCTGGTGATAGTGGGCACCCCTGTCTTGTGGATCGAATAAATTGGAAAGGCTCAGAAATCAATCCACTAGTGACGGAGGCAGCTGGTTTATTTTAGAAGGGATTAATCTATTGCGAGCATGTCAGTCCAAACCCATAAAATCCACTAAGtattgtatatattaatgtacaACTGACACCAAATTGTATTTCAATTTTTTAGGTTGTGGTTGTGCTACAGCAAGTGTTCACGTTGATCCAGACCGTCCTCAGCAAATGGCTCGATGACTCAGAGGTAGTCGAGGTAGGAGGGTTTTTACTGCTTGCaaaaatatgtatgtgtatggtgttatgtgtgtgtctgtgcatgtatgatttgtgtgtgtgtgtgtgtgtctgtgtactgaTTCACACCTGCTCACAGTACTCCCTTTTCCCCCCTCCAGGCGGTGTGTGGGGTATTTGATAAGTCAGTTCGAACCCTCCTACATGATTTCGGGCCCATGGTGGCTCAGCTGAGTGAGATGCTGGGGCAGATCTATAGTGCCTTCCCACAAGCCTCAGCTCTGGACCTGGCACGTCAGGTACACCTCCACAGATCAGAGCCTGAATAAAAGCATTATCCCTCGAAATGTAATGAAGACTCCAACATGCCTTTGGGCTCAGAtgtcattctttctttcttttttttagatgGTTCTCATATTTGCTGGAGAGGAACATCACATGTCTTCCATTAAAAGCCTTATTATAGTATTGACTTCTGCTACACTCACCATATTTCAACAAGGTAATATTGTTTACGGCTGCAGATAAatatcactttatttatttttggacacacacagtagctttgtcttcatttcattttgtatttattttacaggtccaaGGGATCATCCTGATATAGCAGAATCATTTATGCACCTTCATGCTCAGGTTGGTTGAACACACTTGTCCATCTTTATGCACTTCTGCATCACACAGAGTAATTTGCctcaatattttgtgtgttcttCACTGTTAGATTCTTAAAAGGAAGCCTGATTTGTACCTGTCTGATGAGCTGGATATTAAAGCGCTGTTTTACTGTGGTgagtataaatacatttttgtctgtATACGTGTCATTGCTACGGATATGACTCAgatatttaatacatatttcCAGAATTAAACTGTCTCCACCCTTTGAGGATTAgtaaattccaaaaaaaaagtgtgtcaAAACTGATTATAATGCATGGTGTGTTAAGATTTTTATCCCTTCTACATGTTTCGTGTAATGCAATGTTATTCATTATCTTGAAAATTTGTTATAAACAGCCAATTGCGCTCATTTAAAaatcttttgtttcttctttgttttatcCAGGGATTCTATCACTTAAATTTCCAGAGACACCCACAGTAAAAGCTGCCAGTATGTTCTTTGTAAGTTGAGACAGAAGCATGCAAGATTTAATTTTATACCGTCATTTGTGTCTAATTTCAACTCATCAGCTCATAAAGTCTTGTGATTTCTGCCTTATCTCTGGCAGACAGAGCTGTTGCCTCGTTGTAAAGACATGCCATCTCTAGGTGAAGTGCTGCAGAGTGACGGGAAGCTCCTGACAGAGACTGTACTCCAGGTGAACCAGACTTTAGACAAGACACAATGTGATAAGTAGACTTTTTTAATCATCAGTCCCATGTGTAAAGAAATTATGAAtcatcattaaaatcatttcagAGAATACCCACCCAGTCTTTTGTAAACTAATTATCAGCTTAGAGTTCAAATCCAGTGCATGTATTTTATCCCTGAGATTTAGTCTAATATAAAACTGTCATCAAACTGTCTACTGATGGTATtacactgtgtttttattgctgtcTCAGGCAGTTGGAGGCGGGTCTCCTCGCAGTCTGACAGAGCACTTCTCTGAAGTGTTGCTGAGTCTAAACAGACACTGTCCTGCCCTGCTGTCCCAGTGGCTCAAAGAAACACTCCAGGCGCCAGGGTTCCCCTCTGCCCAGGTCTccacagagcagaaacacaccTTCAGTCAGCAGCTTCTAAGGTAATAAAAACCCAATATTGAGAATAggtgacacaaacaaacaaaactgttttcattttcatatgcaGTCTCCAAAATGTGTTCTCAAAACTCTGCACACGTCTTAATATAAAATACTGCAAAGAAAAACTCACTCAAAAggtcaaaataacaaacaacCTTCTTTTCATCACAGTGCATCAATTTCAATGTTGTCACGACTGCAGTGATTTCATCAGAGTTCAACTTAAACATGACATTATGTAGTGTTTGTAATTTTTTGAAATGCCACACTTTCAGGAAGAGAGCCCATATTGTTATTGTTGGCTGGGCTTGAAACACTGCACTGCagctttttttctctattttaggTCATAGGTAACCCGGTATCTACTTATCTATCTTTACATGTGGCTTCCTGCAGAGTACAGAGTCAAAAATGTTGTACCTCACATATTCTCACAATGAATGAGCtgacacaacagaaacagatttcTCTTCATTAGGGAAAAGCCCAGAAATATTGAGCTGACTGTCAGCTGCATTTGTATTAAGTATTTTGCAAATCATGTTTTCTGTGATTGCTGTGAAAAGAACAAGGAAGTTAAGCTAATGCATTTGAAGTTATGAATTCTGCGTTTGCTGTCTTCAAACATAGTTGGTAAAAGTGCGTCAAATCAATGGagaaaatatcaacaaaaagcATGCATGTCATAATTAGCGGTAATAATGTTAATACTGCACAGCTTTTAACACCCTTTATATTTCCACTCTTAATGGCTGTAACGTTTTCCATATTATTGGATGGTGTTCTCACTTTAAGCGTAGGatataaaatacatcacaaATCATTGACTTGGATGACAGATTTGTGCCCAAGTGACACAAATTGGTGTTTCTTCCCAGGGAGCAAACCAACAAGCACCGCGTTAAGGAGATTGTGAAGGAGTTCTCGCTGCTCTGCCGAGGCCTGCAGGGGTCTGGATACTCAGATTACTAGCCTGAGCTGCTAGTTTTGCATCTCACCTTTCCTTGCAGACAGGGAAAaagtgaccccccccccctccaaaatAAAACCCCCATCTGAAGCTGTTTCAGGGACAAATGGAGCCAAATAGGACTGCTCACATGGGGAGGTGACACTGGACTCAACAACCATGATACTTGGACTGAACCAAAGCAGAAACACAGACTAAGCGGACTGTGAAAATTGCTAATATTAGCATGAGTGGGCTTTgtgcaacatgtttttttaataaaacaccattGTCAGTTTGAAAGCAGCAGAACGAAAAATAAGTGTCATGGTAACAGTTAGTGTCCCTTCTTTATCCCCAGATGTGACGTACATGGATTCAAAagagaaactttaaaaaaaaaacaaaaaaaaaaacactaataaacAATTTGTTGCAGCTGCATgagcaactgtgtgtgtgttcacttatttattgtttctcttctgttgtATACTGTTTGTAGATCATATTCACACATTATCAAAATAtagaaacccccccccccccccatcaatCCCACCCGAGCCaggcttcttcttctctctgctaCAAAGGagagcctttttaaaaatgtgacgTCGTTACATTATATAGCTTAGAACTCTTGTACACATATACTTCTGCTAATATATCATAAAACAATTTCATCACTTCCAcaacagaaaggaaaacaagaCTAACTTTTTTTAAGCAGACATGTCCTGACAGTAGACTGCTTgttcgttttttgtttttttttaatcagtgacatcactgtgaggGGTGGCAGTTGTCGTTGAGAGTTGGGACTGCATcctttgtagaaaaaaaaaaaaggaggatttGAGAAGTACTGTTGTAGTGGTGGTCGGTGCACTTGAGAGTGGTGTAGGAGATAGTCTGTGAGTGTCGTTGGTGACTCTGTGCAGTTCAACCACAGCTTATTAAACTGAACCAGTCCTGATCCGGGCCGTCCACTATCGTATTCTGGTGAAGAGGTTCAGCACTGACTTTGATTCCTGAGGAAAACAAGGAGATTCAAATGTaatgaatacat of Thunnus thynnus chromosome 12, fThuThy2.1, whole genome shotgun sequence contains these proteins:
- the LOC137193833 gene encoding importin-13-like isoform X1, whose protein sequence is MSSLSTSNPTHPLYPPPLHTHTHTLPLVCDEPDIQRQQEETFTLSQMEPPANPGDGPVELELTVENVESALYQLYFDPDMERKNVAQKWLTQAQASAQAWQFCWVLLSPDKLPEVQFFGASTLHTKISRHWSDLPTDQHESLRMQLLSHILHFSSGPKMVLTRLCVALASMALNLIPQAWSQPVADMVRAFQPQKPEPEGGSGAEATQDPQAHCLALLELLTVLPEEFQSSRLVQARRAQLREALAGEWTVVCPMLRQLLQSQDSSNQVKEKVLRCLSSWVGLDVPLGESQELVQDCFTALSNPELFDTAVETIVNAISQPDCQRYIDALVNLMPLVLGLHDQLKTAAQDRDMEISHGICRIAVAMGETHSRVLLEQVEHWQEYLALVNMILFCTGIPGHYPVSETTSSLTLTFWYTLQDDILSFEEEKQAVYLQVYRPVYFQLVDVLLHKSHYPSQEEYTSWSSDDKEQFRIYRVDISDTLMYVYEMLGAELLSNLYDRLGGQLMDPQQSAVWQDTEALLFGFQSIAETIDVNYSDVIPGLIGLIPRINISNVMLADTVMYTIGSLAEWLADHPVMLGGILPMVLQGLVKTELSVSSVSTLKRICRECRHDLGPYAQDILTVSQDVLVKEIHKSSQCMWLMQALGFLLSALPVEEILGRLHSLITPHVQQLDTLAQQEPDPTNKQSIIHILGMLSSLFTTLDINRQADGVEGAVNPRLTPSQTTRNPVVVVLQQVFTLIQTVLSKWLDDSEVVEAVCGVFDKSVRTLLHDFGPMVAQLSEMLGQIYSAFPQASALDLARQMVLIFAGEEHHMSSIKSLIIVLTSATLTIFQQGPRDHPDIAESFMHLHAQILKRKPDLYLSDELDIKALFYCGILSLKFPETPTVKAASMFFTELLPRCKDMPSLGEVLQSDGKLLTETVLQAVGGGSPRSLTEHFSEVLLSLNRHCPALLSQWLKETLQAPGFPSAQVSTEQKHTFSQQLLREQTNKHRVKEIVKEFSLLCRGLQGSGYSDY
- the LOC137193833 gene encoding importin-13-like isoform X2, with translation MEPPANPGDGPVELELTVENVESALYQLYFDPDMERKNVAQKWLTQAQASAQAWQFCWVLLSPDKLPEVQFFGASTLHTKISRHWSDLPTDQHESLRMQLLSHILHFSSGPKMVLTRLCVALASMALNLIPQAWSQPVADMVRAFQPQKPEPEGGSGAEATQDPQAHCLALLELLTVLPEEFQSSRLVQARRAQLREALAGEWTVVCPMLRQLLQSQDSSNQVKEKVLRCLSSWVGLDVPLGESQELVQDCFTALSNPELFDTAVETIVNAISQPDCQRYIDALVNLMPLVLGLHDQLKTAAQDRDMEISHGICRIAVAMGETHSRVLLEQVEHWQEYLALVNMILFCTGIPGHYPVSETTSSLTLTFWYTLQDDILSFEEEKQAVYLQVYRPVYFQLVDVLLHKSHYPSQEEYTSWSSDDKEQFRIYRVDISDTLMYVYEMLGAELLSNLYDRLGGQLMDPQQSAVWQDTEALLFGFQSIAETIDVNYSDVIPGLIGLIPRINISNVMLADTVMYTIGSLAEWLADHPVMLGGILPMVLQGLVKTELSVSSVSTLKRICRECRHDLGPYAQDILTVSQDVLVKEIHKSSQCMWLMQALGFLLSALPVEEILGRLHSLITPHVQQLDTLAQQEPDPTNKQSIIHILGMLSSLFTTLDINRQADGVEGAVNPRLTPSQTTRNPVVVVLQQVFTLIQTVLSKWLDDSEVVEAVCGVFDKSVRTLLHDFGPMVAQLSEMLGQIYSAFPQASALDLARQMVLIFAGEEHHMSSIKSLIIVLTSATLTIFQQGPRDHPDIAESFMHLHAQILKRKPDLYLSDELDIKALFYCGILSLKFPETPTVKAASMFFTELLPRCKDMPSLGEVLQSDGKLLTETVLQAVGGGSPRSLTEHFSEVLLSLNRHCPALLSQWLKETLQAPGFPSAQVSTEQKHTFSQQLLREQTNKHRVKEIVKEFSLLCRGLQGSGYSDY